The segment GTACGGCTCTTGAGTTCGAGCGAGTCCGAGCCCCAAGTCGCATTTACGGGGCACTGATAGGTGACCATCACATGCGCACCGCCATCTGCTGTGGGGGCCTGAACCCTGCCGCCGACCGGCGTAGCCAGGAGATCATCAATCAATGACTTGCCTGGAAGCCATTGGACCAGAGTCTGGTTCGCCGTGATTGCGCCGGGCGTGCCAGCGGGGCATTTCGACCTCGGCTTGGGCTTTTTGTCACGTTCTGCATCTTGGTCTCCATCGTCATCATCCTCTTCTTCAGCATCTTCCAACGCTTCGGCAGCCTCGCCGTCTCCTGCTGCCGCCTCTTCTTCTCCCTTCTGCGGTGCAGGATGCACGCTGTCGAGGTCGGTCACGATCAGTGTCGGCAGTCCGAGGAACTCGATCAGCTTGCGGAATCGGAAGGCAAAAGCGCCGCCCACTTCGAGGATGCTTAGATAGGTCGCGCTGAGCTTCTTGGCGCCCTGCGCAATCATCAGCGGCAGGACGAGACGCTCAACGTTTCCTTCAACCAGGATGGCTGCATCGGCGAAGAAGAGGTCGCAATGCATCAGCTTCATGTAGCGCTGGAGAAAATCCCGGTCGGGCTCGTTCTGATCGTAAAAGACCGACAGATTGAAGACAGCTGAACTCTGCTTCGCGCCGGTCTCCGGCGAACGCCTGAAGTAGCGGATTGGTTGGAAGCCGCGCTCATAGAGGATGTGCGGCGAGTGTGTGGTGATCACAAATTGCGTCGAATAGCCATCATCCCCCGTGGGAGGAATCAACTCGGTGAGCTTGCGCACAAATGCCTGCTGGAGCTGTGCATGCATATGCGCCTCCGGCTCCTCGATGAAGATGAGGTGGATAGGCTGTCGCTTATCCTCCTCGCCTTCCTCGGTGGTGGCCCACGTCGAATGAAGGTCGAGGAGTTCAACGCCCATATAGATGAGGTTCTTGAATCCGAGCCCGTTGTAGCTATCAGGGAGCGCGAGAGCTTCGGCTTCGGAAGTCGCCTCTTCAAGGAGGTAATGAACTTTCGCTTGTTGGTCGCCCATGAGGCGCTCCAGCTTGAGTGCCGCGCGAATCTCGAGGCTAGGATTTGCTAATCCTGGATAGCCAAGCTTACGGAGCGAGTTGAATGTGTCGCTGAATACATCGGCAAAGTGCTTGGTAAGCTGGTCTTCAGAGAGCGCAAGGGCTCTCAATGCGTTGTGATCATCTTCCCGTTGTTTCTGATTGCGGGTGTAGAATCGACTCAGTCGTCTCGATAGATCCTCCGTTCTTGCCTGAGCGTTCCCATCACTTAGGTGACGCTGCGCGCTAAGGAAATCGACTTTGATCAATGAGTTGATGACGGTATGCCCGGATCTCTCGGAATCACCAATAATTTCTTTGGGCGTATAGGCCGCGTCGGTAGTTTCCGCCTTGAGCTGCGCCTCATCCAGAATGAAGTAGCGCAGACCATATTCGTTCTTCAGCTCTCGAGAGAGATAGTCTCGCATGTTGCGTGGCCAAGGCTTGTAGTCCTGCCCATCTTTTTCCTTGGTCGTCGCAAATTTGGCTGCTTCGGCCGCCTTCGCCCTGAAGTTCGCTAGTGTCTGCGCGGGATCCTTGGCCGCGAATTCAATCCGAAGTCCGACCAGGGAGCCTTCCCAGGCTGCACGAGGAAGTAGCTCGACCACTCGATAGAGATTGTCTGAGTCTACGCTGATCCAGACATCGAGGGATATAGCCGGAAATTCGACCTTCGCGCCAGCCACGCCTTCGGCGGGAAAGCTCTCAAAGTCGGCCCAGCAGTTCGCGCAAAAATCGTGAACCGTAAACTTGTCCTTACCGCCTGAAAGGAAGAGTTCAATCGCGTGAGTAGCTGAAGTCTTTCCGCTGTTATTGGCCCCAACGAAGATCGTCAGGTCATTGGCGAAATCGATGCGTGCGTCCTTCAATCTCCGGAAATTTTTGAAGGCAAGAGAATGTACATGCATGTTATTGATGCCCCCCTGGCAGCATGCGCATTGGAATTTGTACGGACTATCGCATAAGCCATTCCTAGGCACATAGCGAGCCGAAGCAGGAGTGGCATTCGATTTTGTCGCCTGTTCGCAAGGACGCCTCCGCGGAATCGAAGGCCTAAGCAGCAATCAACAGACTCAGTCATCGTCCAAAGTGGAAATCGTGGCAATGCAGGCGTCGTCACCGCTCACACTGAGAATGACATCCACCACAGATAGCGCGAGGTCCCGTCAACTTCGCTGTCGTGAAACGGTTCAGGCTGGACCATCTGACTTCCTCTTTCGGGTGAGCAATCAAGGCCCGCTTCTGGCCTATTCCGTTGAAAAACTCGGTGTGCAACAGAGCTGCTTGTTCGTAGCCTGAAAAACGTCTAGTTCGAGCGTTGCCATGTGAAATCTAAAGTAGCTCGACCACCGCAACGATTCAGATTTCAGCCTCAGCCACGTACTTTCGGCAAAGGAAGTAGTCGAGGGAGTTTTTCAACGGAATCGGCCGAGAGCGGACTGCCTCCAAGGACCGCCACCGGCAGAAGCGGTCAGGCTACTCACTAAAAAACTGTCCCTGTTTCCGTCAGGCCATGAAACGGAAAATACTTTTCTCATGCCTGAGGCACTGGTAGAACATTTTGGTGCTGCTCGCTGACTAAGGGTGATTTCATGCTACCTGCTGAAAGATGGACGTTGCGCCTCTCCGTACTGCTGCTTCAAGAAAAATCGATTTCAGGCTTGGAGTCTGAACCCACCTTTAAAGCCGGGACGGTGGAGATCACAGTGAAGCTCAAAGCTGGCCACCTGGTACTGGAGGCTCGCGACTTTGACTCCGAAGCTGCGGCGCTGGCTTACGCTCCACAATTGACGGTTGGGCTGTGGAATCTTGCTGTCGATAGAGGCATCTCTTTCGTCCCCTACTTTGAGCAGCGCCATATTACGCGGGCGGCCGATCCTGAGCAGGCGGGGAGGAACCTCAGTCAGCAGTTTGACCTCCCTTACTCAGGGCCGGTGCACGGCTTGACCGAAGAAGCCGGCGTCTCGGTGTACAGGAGTGATGAGCACATTCGGTTCCTGTCAATGAGTGGGACGATGCATACCTTGTCACCATGGCCCCTGGTAGAAAAGGCGCTAGGCGAAGGAATTCAGCTTGGTGCCGCCTCGGTGCCATTAGATTCGGATCTCGCCACCGCGCTCGATCTGTACTTAGCGCACCTTTCAGAGACCTCCATTAGGGCGCGCTTCTTGACCCTCATGATGGTGCTTGAAGTTCTATCGCCAGTGACAGAGAAGCACCCGGTTGCTGTTGCGCTACTGAATGAACTTGCAGCGACAGTGCAAACCAGGCTCGATGACATGTCCGATGAGGACACTCGCGATGCCTTACAAGCGTTAGCCAGGGAGATCGACTTTCGCAAGGAAACTTCGATTCGGCGCCGAGTGCGCAAGCTCATCTTAGATGTTGCGCCATTGCCTGTACCTGAATTGCAGGAGCTTGCGCGCGATGTGGTGCGTGCCTATGACCTGCGAGGATCTTTGATCCACACGGGTACCGTAGACGGCCTGGCCCTGGGTAACGCTTACGCGGTGGCGCTCAAGGCGACAAAGCTGATTTTGAAGGCACGCCTGCGCAATGATCGATCCGATTGACTAGGCAGAGCCGATCTGATGCTCTACGAATACGCGTATCTCCGGCCCCGCTAAGCGTGAAATTGGATCGCGCCTGCTTATTACGTAGCTGCTTTGAGTGTCTTGCTTTGGCCGATAGCTGAAATTGACCGATAGCAGAATCGCGACGCCGTAACCAGCCGCCGCAGCCCGCCCCAGCTCTTAGAGGTAAAAAGCGATCTGCGTCAGAGCAGAAGCACGAGGTGCGCATACGAAACGGAAACTGAATGCTGTGGAGATGGACAGACCCAGGACCCGCAATGAGAGCACAGAACAAAAGCTGAGCCTCCGTCCACTGGACAAAGACGGCTGAAAGCCAACCAGCCTCACGCTCGAAAGCAGCACAAAATTCCGGTGGCACAAAAAGTGGCACAAAATTCAGCGTATAGATAAAACACCCGTCCATAAAAAAATCCAGTCACCGCTAAGTGACTGGATTTTTTAGGGATTTTTGGTCGGGACGGAGTGATTCGAACACTCGACCCCTTGCACCCCATGCAAGTGCGCTACCAGGCTGCGCTACGCCCCGACGTTTTTTAGCTCGCTCCGGATCACCGGAAGCGGAGCGAACTATATCTTAAGCTTTTGAATTGTGGAAGGTTTTTTTCAAAAAAATTCACTTCCGCAACACATGGAGGACATCTTCAAGCTCAGCAATCATCTGGCGGATGAGCTGCTTGTACTGCGTGGTGTCTTCCTTGGCTTCGTCCCCGGACAGGCGCTGGCGCGCTCCGCCGATGGTAAAGCCCTGATCGTATAACAGCGCCCGGATCTGCCGGATCATCAGCACATCCTGGCGCTGGTAATAGCGCCGGTTCCCGCGCCGCTTTACCGGGTTGAGCTGGGGAAACTCCTGCTCCCAGTAACGCAGCACGTGGGGCTTGACTGCGCAGAGTTCACTAACTTCGCCAATAGTGAAGTAACGCTTGCCTGGAATGGGCGGCAACTCGTCGTTATGACTTGGTTCCAGCATAAGCTTCGACCCTGGCTTTGAGTTTCTGCCCTGGACGGAAAGTGACCACACGGCGAGCCGTGATCGGGATTTCCTCTCCTGTCTTCGGGTTCCGGCCAGGCCGCTGACGCTTGTCGCGCAGATCGAAGTTGCCGAAGCCCGACAACTTCACCTGTTCGTTGTGCTCCAGCGCCTGACGGATTTCCTCGAAGAACAGCTCCACCAGTTCCTTGGCTTCCCGTTTATTCAGGCCAAGCTCTTCATAAAGACGTTCAGCCATCTCAGCTTTCGTCAGAGCCCCCATACGCTACTTCCTTAACGTGGCATTGAACCTGTCTTCCAGCGAGGTGACGATGTTTTGCGTTGTGGTGTTCACCTCATCGTCAGTAAGAGTGCGCGATGGATGCTGCCAGGTCAAGCCGACGGCAAGGCTTTTTCTAAGCGGATCAATGCCTTTACCGTGATACACGTCAAATAGCCTGAGGTCCGTCATCCACTCGCCAGCGGCTTCACGGATGGTGGCCAGCACGGACTCTGCGGGAACCTCGCGATCCACCAGCAGCGCCAGGTCACGACGCACCTCAGGGAAGCGCGACAGCTCACTGAAGCTCGGCAGCTTGCCCTGCATCACTTCGGCCAGTACCAGTTCGAACAGGTAGACCGGCTGATCCAGGTCCAGGGCCTTGGCCAGTTCCGGGTGCAGTGCACCGAGGAAGCCAACCAGGCGCCCTTCCCTTTCGATGCGGGCGGTCTGGCCTGGATGCAGAGCCGGATGCTCACCCGGCACGAAGCTGAAGGCACCCAAGTCGCCAGCGGCGCCGAGAACTGCCTCGAC is part of the Pseudomonas lalkuanensis genome and harbors:
- a CDS encoding MerR family transcriptional regulator, with product MLEPSHNDELPPIPGKRYFTIGEVSELCAVKPHVLRYWEQEFPQLNPVKRRGNRRYYQRQDVLMIRQIRALLYDQGFTIGGARQRLSGDEAKEDTTQYKQLIRQMIAELEDVLHVLRK
- a CDS encoding ATP-dependent nuclease, with product MHVHSLAFKNFRRLKDARIDFANDLTIFVGANNSGKTSATHAIELFLSGGKDKFTVHDFCANCWADFESFPAEGVAGAKVEFPAISLDVWISVDSDNLYRVVELLPRAAWEGSLVGLRIEFAAKDPAQTLANFRAKAAEAAKFATTKEKDGQDYKPWPRNMRDYLSRELKNEYGLRYFILDEAQLKAETTDAAYTPKEIIGDSERSGHTVINSLIKVDFLSAQRHLSDGNAQARTEDLSRRLSRFYTRNQKQREDDHNALRALALSEDQLTKHFADVFSDTFNSLRKLGYPGLANPSLEIRAALKLERLMGDQQAKVHYLLEEATSEAEALALPDSYNGLGFKNLIYMGVELLDLHSTWATTEEGEEDKRQPIHLIFIEEPEAHMHAQLQQAFVRKLTELIPPTGDDGYSTQFVITTHSPHILYERGFQPIRYFRRSPETGAKQSSAVFNLSVFYDQNEPDRDFLQRYMKLMHCDLFFADAAILVEGNVERLVLPLMIAQGAKKLSATYLSILEVGGAFAFRFRKLIEFLGLPTLIVTDLDSVHPAPQKGEEEAAAGDGEAAEALEDAEEEDDDDGDQDAERDKKPKPRSKCPAGTPGAITANQTLVQWLPGKSLIDDLLATPVGGRVQAPTADGGAHVMVTYQCPVNATWGSDSLELKSRTLEEAFAYENLVWCQKKENHEVGLRWAKASTMSLEELAAKIHKRVKGDSFKKTNFALGLLASSDAGWVVPTYIQEGLDWLATHVAIGDDTVENATANKESAPDKASGAVEATK
- the ihfA gene encoding integration host factor subunit alpha, which codes for MGALTKAEMAERLYEELGLNKREAKELVELFFEEIRQALEHNEQVKLSGFGNFDLRDKRQRPGRNPKTGEEIPITARRVVTFRPGQKLKARVEAYAGTKS